CTTTGTCTGCCGGAATCACAGGATGTCTTTCGCGGAGAACCTGCGATCGTGTCCTACTATCTTTATACCAATCAAAACGTTCGCTCTTTCAATCTGGAAAGCGAGCGGGATTTTGACGGCTATGGCAAGGCACCCTTTGAACAGCCGACCGTGCTGAATTATGAGGACGTCCAGTATCAGGGCGAACGCTTCAAACGCGCTCTGCTCAAACGCATAGCACTATTCCCACAGCGCAGCGGACAGCTTCGCGCGCCTCAGATGTCCGGCACCATGCGGCTTTATGATTTTGGCTATTCCAGCCGTAGTATCCAATCCACCATCGCCACTATCAATGTCAAGAATCCGCCTGTCGGAGCGCCATCCACATATACCGGAGCGATCGGATCCTTTCAGGTCAGCGAGAGCTATTCCACCGGCGAGATCAATCTGGGCGACGCTATCACCTACACTTTGCAGATCCGTGGCAGGGGTAACTATAACCAATTCACCGCGCCGGCCTATCCCAAAAACAAATCCTATCAAGTCTCATCACCTCAGGCGCAGGACAAGCTCAAGGCGGGAATCGATGGCAGCAGAACGATCCAATATACCATCATCATGCAGGAAACGGGGGAGATCACGTTGCCGGGCATTGATTTTAGCTGGCTGGATGCCGAAAGCGGAAGCTATCAGAGTTTCAGATCCTCACCACGCACGGTGAAAGTGAAGCCATCCAATGTGCTTTCCTATTTCTCGGACTTTTTGGCATCAGATAAAAAGCTGCAAATGAATCCACTTATCGAGCTGGAATCCTATCCTTCCCACCGGGTGTTCTTTTCCTCGATCTGGTATTGGGCGATCGTGGCCTTGATCCTTGTTTCGCTGCTGGTTTCCGCGCTTATCGCCTATGAAAGAAACCTGCATCTGCTGAATCCCGAGCGCTTTAAAGAAAAAAGCTCCGCCCGGATCCTGAGCCGTTATCTGCATGAATCAAGCGCTGCGGCACAAAGTGGATCGGTCGAATTTTATCCTTTGGCGGAAACGGGCTTGCTGCGCTATCTGGCTCAGAAATATAGGATTTCCACAGGGCTTACCACTGCCGAATTGGTGGAAGAGCTGGCCAGCACGGACTTGCCGGGAGATCTGCTTGCCGAATTGACCGCTTTTCTGGATACCTGCCACGAGGCGAGATTCATGCCCGGCGGAGCACGCAAGGAAGCCATCGCGACCGATCTGGCCAGGCTGCATAGCCTGATCACCAAACTGGGCAAACTCCGCAAGGGGAAGAAATGAAACACCTGTTGGCGCTCGTCCTGATCCTGCTATTCGGCGCTTTGCTGTTGGCGGAAAACACGATCAGCAGTTCGATCCCGGATAGCGATGAGAGCGGCGGACATCAAAAGACCTTGGAACTGCTCCTGCAAAATGCGGACAGTGGCAGCGTCAATGCCGATCTGTATTACAACATCGGGGTCTGCTATTATCAGCTTGGCAATGCCGGCAAATCCGCGCTTTATTATCTGCGCGCCTTGAATCTGGATTCCTCGCATCGCATGGCGAGGGAGAATCTGGAGTATCTGCAAAACCTGCATGGCGATGAGCATCGAGCTCCGCAGCGGCTCTTTTTGATCATGAT
This genomic interval from Candidatus Cloacimonadaceae bacterium contains the following:
- a CDS encoding BatD family protein, encoding MVVSARRICLCLIALLSMSWSFAHAQETRVMASVNKYTIQQSEPLQYTLKIISSERINVSEPQAPVVEGLRFQNMVSSSSSSTSIVNFKARTEYSRSYTYIYYPRRTGKMTIPGVSLKIGATSYATQAINIEVVEDRIAPAQPAPPRSAFDPFGMFGEEDEYRRDGKTLLLCLPESQDVFRGEPAIVSYYLYTNQNVRSFNLESERDFDGYGKAPFEQPTVLNYEDVQYQGERFKRALLKRIALFPQRSGQLRAPQMSGTMRLYDFGYSSRSIQSTIATINVKNPPVGAPSTYTGAIGSFQVSESYSTGEINLGDAITYTLQIRGRGNYNQFTAPAYPKNKSYQVSSPQAQDKLKAGIDGSRTIQYTIIMQETGEITLPGIDFSWLDAESGSYQSFRSSPRTVKVKPSNVLSYFSDFLASDKKLQMNPLIELESYPSHRVFFSSIWYWAIVALILVSLLVSALIAYERNLHLLNPERFKEKSSARILSRYLHESSAAAQSGSVEFYPLAETGLLRYLAQKYRISTGLTTAELVEELASTDLPGDLLAELTAFLDTCHEARFMPGGARKEAIATDLARLHSLITKLGKLRKGKK